aataaaattctaggcatttcttcttctttttgttttagttaaatTTCATGGCTATGATTTCGTGTCTGGTTTTTGTTTAGTTCAAGATGTCTTTGTTTGGTTTGTTATGTTGCTTTGAGTTTTGAATTTAGGTTTACTACTATGTGCTATTTGAATCTTTTGAAGAAGTGggtattccttttttattttttgaaactgTACTGAAGTTAATTTGTTATAGCTATCTTGTACATGTTCCAGAGTAGTTTGGGTTTtgttactaaaataatacaaaaaattgagATAGGGAGAAAATGAAAACTAAGAAATGATAGTGGTTGCCACTAttctgtttttgaattttaatactTCAGGTAGCAGGAAATTTTTGATAGTCTTGAATTTCATGCCAGTTTCTATTCAGTGGCAGTTGTTTTGAATGTCAGGCACAGATTTTGCATTAGGAAGCTAAGATAGTGTTGCAAATGATAATCCTGGCTAATTGATTCTTTTCAACCGAAAACCTGTTGTTAGGAATGCCGAGACATTAAATTTCTTACTAGAACTTGAGAAATTGAGTGTAACTATCTTTTATAGTTCTTGTTTCCTTCAAAAATGGAAATGCTATTGTTACCATCTGGTTGCCTTGATATCGAGTGGGGTTTCTAGTTGAATGATTTCCATAACGAGAGGCTTTCATGAAAGCTTGTCTCTTACAGCTGTCATTTCCCAACCACATAAGAATTGGATTTAACTAGTTCTTACTTTGCTTTTGATCATACAATTATATTTAGGTACTTATCTTTTATGTTGTGTTGGAGGCTTTTtgttccccttttctttttctcggtGTTGCTTGAACAGTAAAATATTTGCAGGCAGCACCGGACAATATAATTGTTGGTTCTCATGTATGGGTTGAAGATCCTGTTCTGGCTTGGATTGATGGTGAAGTTACTCGCATAAATGGCAATGTGGTCCATGTTAATACCGCAGATGGAAAAAAGGTAAGCCCTtgcatctttttaaaatttctggTTATTAACTTGTTCTGGTGTGCATACTAATTCCACCAGTCCTTCCCTTCTATATGCATTAGGTTATTACTAGGAAACTAGTGCTGTGATGGAAGTGATCCTTTCCTTTTTAAATAGTGACAGTGCTTATgaaaaatgttgattttttttttaatctatgatgcataattaatttcttctagttgcaaataaataaatatctaagGAAAGTTTGCAGTGTGCAAATGTGAAATGACAATAGCaacacttttaatatatatatatatatatatatatatatatatatatattactttagaactaaaactaaaaaattctcTTGGAGAAGGTCATTTGGAAGTCTAAAACTTAGTTATTAGTGTGTGCAGTGCATGTGTTCGAAGGTCAGAGTTTTGTATTGTTAGGACAGGCGGTAATGTTGAAGTTTTTCCCCTCATTAGAATgtttgtgctgaagaagcaataattaacatttcaacCGAGGAAGTAGAAGAAAAATATGGAACCTTAGGCTAACTGAGTAAATATAATAATCTGAAGCAGATTGAGCAACTCTACTCCAGATTCTCTAGATCAAGGTCTCTTAAGTGTCATTGCCACCAACATTCTTCTGGGGATAAGCTGCTTTGGTGATTGGAATCACTTGAATTGAGGAATTCTGAAACATCTATAGTCCAACCTGCTAGTCACATTTATATTTGCAATTGTGTTTCAGTACATCTCAATAGACCCTCCCTCCCACCCCCAAGTAGAAGAAATCAGAGATTAATATCTCTGATCATCAATGTTGGTGTTGAAAAATGAGTGAACCTGTTTGGGAACATAATGTGGACCTGTCTACCAAACTTTTCATTACCCACTAGGCCTTCTATAGGCCGTGTTGCATCCTCAGACTAGATCCCAAACAAGGCTTGAGGATGTCATTTGCAATCATTTTCAGCTTCCAAGTTTGTTGATATATAAATGGATCTAGCCCGCAAGAGTTGGAAAAtctgtcttttcttttccttgttctGTTCTTCCTTGCTGTGTACATCATTATACCTCTTCACTATGGTGGCTAATAAATCATGCATTTCCAAGCATATGTTACTTCCAACTAAAATAAGAAACAGGGTTTGGATTTTCTAAGCTTTGGGAATGCTTTAATTTGGGGCCCTGTGTTTCCTCTTAAGATTGGGAAAgctttacttgatttttaatgAACTGATGATGGATGGGCCATGTTTGAATCAATGTCTGCATCTATGAGCATCAAACTTAAGAGGAAGATTTTATTGTCAAGGGGCTTATTGCACTCCAGCAATTTACTCATATCATCATAGGGTGATACATTATCATCATTAGTCTTTAGCTTGCCATTAAATAATCATCATCTAAGATTCATTTGTCAATATGAGCTTTGTTATTCATTTTCTCAATCTGATAGGTTATTGCTTCAttcaaagataacttgtatttGGTTATTGTTTCATGCCTTACAATTGTCTTATTGAGGTCATGAATCTTAAATCCATAGATGTTCTTCAGCTGTTCCTTGAATTCCTCCTTTCTCATTATTGCATGTCACATATCCATCAAAATTGAGTGTATAAACATGTTGAACCATCCAGTAAGAATCTTCTTCATTACCAGGTGCTTCTCCTATGATGCCAAGAGGTGGTAAGAATGATGTTTTAGATCATAGCTAGGTAGAAAGCATAGATTGGAATATTAGATGTCCCATATAGcgttttttttggataaaattgatgaaatgatGTCCTAAGTTCAAGCTGCTAATGTCTAAGTGAATACTTTGTCAGGATGCTAAAGTTTCAAGTTGTAACACACAGTCCTTCCTTGtatctaaaagaaaaggagaaacttGTGATCTGCATGTTGCTTTACTCTTGGTATTCTTGTGCATGAAGAAACCACCTCATGGTTCTGATTGGACGGCTAATTTCTGCAGGTTGTCTCAAACATATCAAAAGTGTTTCCAAAGGACACAGAAGCCCCTCCTGGAGGGGTGGATGACATGACGAAGCTTTCATATCTGCATGAACCTGGAGTTCTGCAAAATCTAGCTGCTAGATATGAACTTAATGAAATCTATGTGAGCCATATTACTCTTTCCCCCCACTTTAATACTGTTCTGATGCTGAAACAAGTAACAAATATTGGAGGAAAAGGAAATATTCCCATGATGATACTGCTTTTACTTTCCCTTTCCAGACATACACTGGCAATATCCTGATAGCAGTTAATCCATTTCAAAGATTGCCTCATCTGTATGATACTCACATGATGGAACAGTATAAAGGAGCAACATTTGGGGAGCTAAGTCCTCATGTTTTTGCTGTTGGTGATGCTGCATACAGGTGAATGGAGATTCATCTCTTATATTCGACCATTTTTTAAACattcttttgttatttcttacTGATATGTTATAGAACAATAAAATAGGGCAATGATTAATGAAGGAAAAAGCAATTCAATTCTGGTTAGTGGGGAGAGTGGTGCTGGTAAAACAGAGACGACAAAGATGCTTATGAGATATCTTGCCTACCTGGGAGGACGGTCTGGAGTAGAAGGAAGAACAGTTGAACAACAAGTTCTGGAGGTAAGATGAATGTATCTTTGCATGTTGGAACTTGTTATTCCTTGCCTTGGTTCCTCCACATGCATGAAAGGTATTCTGATGGCCATGTATCCGGTTTCCCATTGCATTTATACAAGTAATGATTAATTATAGCATTTTTTACTGTATGCTATCAAGAGTGTAATTCTTGTGTGTTGATGTCTTCTACTACTGCTGAAAATTACAGTCCAACCCAGTTCTTGAAGCATTTGGCAATGCGAAAACTGTTAGGAACAACAACTCAAGGTGTGCACTGCTTAATGGTTTTATGCATGTATTTACAACAATATTGCTTGATTCTGGATATCTTTAAAGGTATCTTAGTAATTGAGGTTCTTAGCACAATGTTTTCTTGATGTTCATTGTGGTGTGTCAATGCAGTCGTTTTGGTAAATTTGTGGAAATCCAATTTGACAAGAGTGGGAGAATATCTGGGGCTGCTATCAGAACTTATCTACTTGAAAGATCTCGTGTTTGTCAAATTTCAGATCCAGAAAGAAACTACCATTGCTTTTACCTTCTTTGTGCTGCACCACTTGAAGTAATTTGCACTCATTTTCCCTTCTCTTTATGTTACTTCATGGGCAGTATATTACTATCACTAGTTGCTTATGTATGCAAATGttgattcaataaatttattattattattttattttatttttgcaggaTATTGAGAGATACAAATTGGGAAGCCCAAAATCTTTCCATTATTTAAATCAATCGAATTGTTATGAGTTGGACGGTGTAAATGATTCTCATGAGTATCTTTCCACCCGAAGGGCTATGGATATAGTTGGAATTAGTGACCAAGAACAGGTTCTCTTTCTGTAGTTTCAagagttttgttttattattacttGATGGTCTAAATAATTTCTATGTGTGCAATTATTTTCAGGAGGGAATTTTTAGGGTTGTGGCTGCAATTCTTCATCTTGGAAATGTTAATTTTGCCAAGGGACAGGAGATAGATTCCTCAGTTATTAAGGATGAAAAGTCTAGATTCCATCTCAATATTACTTCAGAACTTCTCAGGTATATATTCTGCACTTTTCCATGTTTAAATAATTGCCCGTATCTTGATCCGCTGGTTATTTATTGTATCTCTAACTAATCTTGATAATGCATAGGTGTGATGCAAAGAGCTTGGAAGATGCCTTAATTAAACGTGTAATGGTTACACCAGAAGAAATTATCACAAGGACTCTTGACCCTGAAAATGCAGTTTCTAGCAGGGATGCTTTGGCGAAGACAATATATTCTCGCTTGTTTGACTGGTAAAAGCTCAGTAAACCATGTTTCTTTCCCATGGCTCCCAAATAGTTGGATGTTCAATGTTTTATTCATCAAGTTAGATAAGAATTTACTAATGACTTTTACATTTATTGTGCACAGGCTTGtggataaaattaatgtttcaaTTGGACAGGATTTAAACTCAAAATCAATAATTGGAGTACTTGACATCTATGGTTTTGAAAGCTTTAAGTGCAATAGGTAAGTCATTAACTTTACATGCTTATTATATCATTTGAGCAAgatgcttttgtttctttctacCCAACAAGCTGTTCCAGATTATTATCCAATTGTTTGCTTGGAATTGGCTTTAAACAAAGCCTTTTTAGTGATGCATGAAACACGTTTCCACTTTTCAATGGAAATTGTAGAAACTTTTCAATAGGTAAGTCTGCCTTTGAATGTGCGTTCAGACTCTTGAATCGAAACCATCACCAATGTTTCCACGGTGTTTGGGATAGtgtttcatgaaaaacaaataaacccaACATTCCATGTTTAGGATTTTTCTTAATGAGGAATTGCTTTGAACAATACTTGCTATCAGGCCTTAGATATCACAAATGCTCATTCCATAACAACTATGCCATGCCACTCCTTTTTCCAAACcaaaaggagaaggaaataAAGTAATTGTGCTTGAAATATGACTTACTGCTTCTCTGCTTGTGTATGTTCTCCTAAAACAGCTTTGAGCAGTTCTGCATCAATTTCACAAATGAAAAACTACAGCAACATTTCAATCAGGTTATCTTTCTTAATCAACAAGTTTAGCTTGCTCTTTTGACAACagattaatattgatttgttaTTTTCCAATTGTATGTTTGTAGCATGTGTTTAAAATGGAGCAGGAAGAGTACACCAAAGAGGAGATAAACTGGAGCTACATTGAATTTGTTGATAATCAGGATGTATTGGACCTAATTGAGAAGGTTTTTAGCTTCTCAATTGTACACCTTTCCAATTCTAGGATTTGATGTTTCATCATCTTTCACCGTTTTCAGAGTATTTATCTTGTGATGGTGAAGAAATGAGcctatttaatttattgctaTTGTGTCTTATAATTCACATTATAAATTAGTCATTTTGTTCTCTTACAGAAACCTGGAGGAATAATTGCGCTTTTAGATGAAGCCTGGTATTCTGCTCTCTTTAATTATTGATTCCATTTTTATTACTGTTATGTGTTTATTAATCAGAAATGGGTTTTTTCCTATATATTGCTCTTCTTTAGAGGTCATCTTGAAGTCACTACTCATGTTTGTGTAATTGTTGATGCAGCATGTTTCCCAAGTCTACACATGAAACATTTGCGCAAAAATTGTATCAGACATTCAAAAATCATAAACGTTTTATCAAACCAAAACTTTCCAGCACTGATTTCACCATATCACACTATGCAGGGGAGGtaaactaattatattttttgttttatatgtacTTTCAATCTTCTTTTATTGACAAGGGGAGAAGTTCTAGGGATTTTCATAACTTGTTAAATTTTTCCTGATGTGAAGGTAAATTATCAAGCCAATCAATTTCTGGACAAAAACAAAGATTATGTGGTGGCTGAACATCAAGCCCTGTTGACTGCTTCAAATTGCCCCTTTGTGGCTGGCCTATTCCCACCACTTCCAGAAGAATCATCGAAGTCATCCAAGTTCTCTTCCATTGGTTCACGCTTtaaggtaatttttttctttttgacttCAATTCTTTAATTGGTATTTGGTAGGCTTTAAATTATAAGCGTCCTTGTTACTGGTCCTGTTGTCCAAAGTTGATGTGTCAATATGTTGTCGAGTACTTATTGATTCTTGTGAAAAGATGCTTCTATAAGAAACAATACGTTGCATCTATATATGATGCTCATGCCATGCCtcttcatattcttttttttttttttttatcatgacaaTGTTTAATTACCTTCTCCAATTGTGACATTTGCATGGTTTTttaaatgttcaattttttgACATCACTTAATAGTGTGGCCTCCCATTCCATTTTAACAAGTTGGGAGTTAGAATTCATACATGCAGGTCAAGGGCAATTTTCCCAATATGTGGCTGATTTGGATTGGTGCTGGTGGCACCACATCTTCACTTTCCCACACACATTACTGTGTGAGAGCTTGAAAATTACAACATACCCTGATGGTTGAAAGCAAACAAATATTGGGTTGACTTCTAATAAGACCACCCTTGTTACATTTCAGAGAATTTTGGTGTTGACATTTTAAATTTGCTTCACTTTAGAATAGCATCATGAACTGTGAAGTGGTACCAGTCACATTTTAGGTAGCATCTCTATGGTTCTTTTAATAGCCAGTTTCATGTTGCACTCCTATGATTATCTTATGGTTGCTATGTATATATGATGTTATGGCTGCCTTTTCCCAATAGAAAACCCTAATCTCTAGCTTTTGAGCTTACAACCTTTTCCGTTATAGTAGTAAAAGACAACATAGCGGGTTTATTGATAGCAAATTCTTGCATTATTTATGAGTTATGTGACTCATTCCAAGGATAATGtcacaaatattgttttttgaattctcaGCTACAACTTCAATCCTTGATGGAGACCTTGAGTGCAACTGAACCCCACTACATTCGATGTGTGAAGCCAAATAACATCCTGAAGCCTGCTATTTTTGAGAATTTCAACATCATCCAACAGTTACGATGTGGTGTGAGTATAATATGCTTCAAAGCATTCCTTTCATCTGATGAATCATTAGAAGTTTACATCTTTAAGCTAAATTTCAGATTTTACCTTACCAATAAACTGATTATGTTAGCTTCTTATGATTAGGGTGTTCTTGAGGCCATTAGGATTAGCTGCGCTGGATATCCAACCAGGCGAACCTTTTATGAGTTTCTTAATCGTTTTGGATTACTTGCTCCTGAAGTTTTGGAAGGAAAGTAAGTATCATTTCATAATTTCTCTAGGTCATGTGTTATGATAGAGATTAAGGATTGTGCACCACCAATTTCTTTGGGTCATGTGTTACGATagatatgttttattttcatgtggCAGCTCTGATGATAAGGTTGCATGTCAAATGATTCTTGATAAAAAGGGACTGATAGGATACCAGGTGACAATgcgtttatttattttttttattttctgttttactttatttttcagatcatttcttttttttatttttttatttgattttgatctCCAGTTTTTTTGTTGCTTGGACTATTATCGCTGTGATGGTGGGAGTGTTAACTGGAAAAACGTTTCCTTGTCTCctaacctttttttctttattatgaaCTAACACACATTTGAAACTGTGTAGTTAATGAGTGagattttcttcaaattagaggaacaaaactaaaataaattaatttaaagtttaatgaatttgtttgtTCATAACCTATACCGTCAGAATTTTCTTTCCTGTGGTTTTTGAACTAATAAAGAGTTTCAATTGTTCATAAtcatgcttttgattttttagcatTAATAACTGAATCTACAATATTTATGTGATTGTTGGATATTGATCTACATAACTATCCCAAACTCAACTGTACTTTCTCTAGTTGTGTGcttagaaaaagagattttaaaatattactatttaatccatttttcatcttcttttccttcattAATTCATAGCAAGATGgctacaaattcaaaactactTAGGGAGACAATATTCTTCCGCACTGCTATTGACGAACATCTTGTCAAATTCCTAAAGGCCCTTAATATAGTGCATATGAAAATTACTTTAGGTCTTTGTCCTTGTTTATCACAGTGATTATCTTGATTCACCCTTGGCAGATAGGCAAGTCAAAGGTCTTCTTGAGAGCAGGTCAGATGGCTGAGTTGGATGCTAGGAGAGCAGAAGTGCTTGGCAATGCAGCCAGAACCATTCAACGGCAAATTCACACTTACATTGCCCGGAAGGAGTTCATTTCATTGCGTGAAGCTGCTATCAATTTGCAATCTTATTTAAGAGGTAATTTCCTGGACTCTCTTAAATTGccttagtgatttttttttttcctgtatttgGTATATCACCAATTAATGCATTATACAGTTTTATGACACTCGTTAAGTTTATgtactttattttaattaaaaaggagaTGTCTAAAAGAATGCTAGAAATCAGGTTCCCTTTGTCTCGCTTCCTATCAATATTAAAAGCACAGTACTCTCTTTTCGAATTGCCTCCTACTTGTTCTCATCAGAATCTTAATTGGTGGATTTCCCTATAATTGTTACGCTTCCTCTTTTCCAGGTAATGTATCCCGAAAACTGTATCAGCAATTGAGGCGAGAAGCTGCAGCTTTGAAGATCGAGAAGAATTTCCGTCTCTACATTGCCAGGAAATCCTATTTGAGAGTGAAGTCATCTGCAATCACATTACAGACAGGCTTAAGGGCAATGACTGCACGAAAAGAATTTAGATTCCGGAAGCAAACTAAAGCGACCACCATCATTCAGGTATTGTTGTTCTTTTGTAACATAACAATCTCTTCCCATTTTTTGTAGTTATAATTCTTGAATTGtataattttctctctttttactgCTCTAGTGAATAACCcttcaattttgaaaaattgttATGGAAACTCTCATGCACTGGTTCCTTACAGGCTCATTGGCGTTGCCACCAAGCTCATTCTTATTATAGACATCTTCAGAAGGCAATAATAGTTTCTCAGTGTGGTTGGAGATGCAGAGTTGCAAGAAGAGAGCTCAGAATGCTCAAAATGGTCAGCTTTTAACACCATATAACTTCAGCAATATGCAGATCTGTATAAAGAGCTCGTGCTAaatttttgcttttgaaatttatttaggCTGCTAGAGAGACAGGGGCACTTAAAGAAGCAAAGGATAAGCTGGAAAAGCGTGTAGAAGAACTTACATGGCGTTTGCAATTGGAAAAGCGATTAAGGGTAATGAAGTTGATTTCTAATCTCACAACTTATTTTGTGTTCACTTTAATGTGATGACTTCAATGctgattttttattctgaacaGATTGATCTTGAGGAGGCAAAAGCCCATGAATTTGCCAAGTTGCAGGATGCATTGCATGCCATGCAAGTACAGGTAGAAGAAGCAAAGTCTATGGTTGTTAAAGAACGAGAGGCAGCTCGAAAAGCCATTGAAGAAGCACCTCCAGTCATTAAGGAAATGCCTGTCATGGTTCAAGACacagaaaaaatcaattcattgtCAGCTGAAGTTGAAAAGTTGAGGGTATGTATGCTATGTTTTAGCATcactttcaaattcttttggTTTATGTGTTATGCATTATTGTTTCCTTGCTCCAATGAGCACCATTGTCTGCAGaaatattgcattttttttttattgatgttgaaTTTAGTCTTCATATGGTGAAATTGTGGAAGTATGCCTGGTAAATGTTTCTGTATATGACGTGGAAGGAATAGAATATACTTGCTGTATATGACGTGGAAGGAATAGAATATACTTGCAAAGCTATGTGATGATCTCCAACTACAAAATTGAACTTTCAACGTCCCTGCCgttcttgataaaaaatgataacTGCATAGGTGTGCACGTTTGATTTTGAGTGTAAATGGATTCGGTTTATGATTAGGCTTGAAAGGATCCATGTAGTCAACCCCAACTAGTTTGGGATTGAGGTTATGTTATTGTTGTTTGACTTCAAGTGTTGAAATAAGTATGATCAATTTACCcaaaagtgaaagaaaaatatttgatttgggTGTTAACTCTTGCATTGAGGCATTGGGTACTAATCTTTTGAGTAAACTTAATAattctttagtttttatatgtACTTAGTTGTGGTTATACCTGACAATATGAAACAAGAATAATTGTTGAAGATGCAGGCTGCATCTGATGAAAAATTTTGCTTGCACAGGCACAGTTGCTCTCAGAAACACAAATTGCTGACAATGAAAAACAAGCTTATGTTGTTGCTCAGGCCACAAATGAGCAACTAACCAAGAAGCTTGAAGATGCTGAGAAGAGAGTGGATCAACTCCAAGATTCAGTTCAGAGGTTTGTAACAAGTCTGCTTGTTTCAGCCTTTGGggtgctctttcttttttttttttgggggggggggtggggTGTTATCAAACATACAGTTTGGGTTTTGATGTTACAAAATTGTTGCAACTATTTGCAATTCTGTCCTCTTCTTGCAGATTAGAAGAGAAGGTGTCTAATTTAGAATCAGAGAATCAAGTACTTCGTCAACAAGCACTTGCTATATCACCAACTGCCAAAGCTTTAACTGCAAGACCTAAGACAACAATCATCCAGGTAAAGAATGCATGCCCTACTTTTCATTTGGATGAACACTTGCATATTGATGGAAATGTTTTACTTATTGTTGAATCCTGAATGCAGAGGACCCCAGAGAATGGAAATGTTCAAGATGGAGATGTGAAGAAAGCAGCGGTATGAATATATGTTGTTGCATCTGGTTCATGCTAAtgtagaaaaaattcaaatgactCTATACACCATTTTCTGAATGTCTCAGGATTCAAAACTTGCCCCACCTAATTCTCGGGAAGCTGAAAATGAGGATAGGCCCCAGAAATCTCTTAACGAGAAACAACAGGTAAGTAGTCCGTGATGGAGAAGTCCTTTTAGCGGGggaatttttgtaattttgcaCTTAAGCCTTGTCAGGAATTAGGTTATTAGTCAACCGTAATGTTTTTTGGGACATTTACCTTTTCAAAGTTTTTGCCTTTTGGATTTATAAGCTCTCTTGCTTTTCATTATAGGTTTCAGATTATCCTTTCTAATTAAGATTTCTATGAGCCTGAGTGTTGCAAAATCTACTTAGATAGATgaccttggattttttttttgttttattgcaaGTTTGTGTTTTACTGGTGGTGAAACTCCATTAAAATTGCTCTCTTCACAAGACTTGTAGGCCTTACTGAGTTTCAATTCATCTCTGCTCTGGCCCCAAATCAGCCCTATTCCAGCCCTAGTATTAGCCACTCACATTGATAGTAGTACActcaattttcaaattcaattgccttCCTACAGTTTTCCTTTTGGGAAATCATGGAGACATATTTGTGATGGCATAAAGTTatgaatgctattttttttggttcccatacattttttttctttctatgctTTGTCATGACATGTCATCTTCTGTGGTGCAGGAGAACCAAGACCTGCTAATTAAATGCGTGTCACAAGATTTAGGATTCAGTGGGGGCAAACCTGTTGCTGCTTGTATGATATACAGATGCCTTATTCAGTGGAGGTCATTTGAAGTTGAAAGAACAAGTATTTTTGACAGTATCAT
This genomic interval from Populus alba chromosome 1, ASM523922v2, whole genome shotgun sequence contains the following:
- the LOC118040878 gene encoding myosin-17, whose translation is MAAPDNIIVGSHVWVEDPVLAWIDGEVTRINGNVVHVNTADGKKVVSNISKVFPKDTEAPPGGVDDMTKLSYLHEPGVLQNLAARYELNEIYTYTGNILIAVNPFQRLPHLYDTHMMEQYKGATFGELSPHVFAVGDAAYRAMINEGKSNSILVSGESGAGKTETTKMLMRYLAYLGGRSGVEGRTVEQQVLESNPVLEAFGNAKTVRNNNSSRFGKFVEIQFDKSGRISGAAIRTYLLERSRVCQISDPERNYHCFYLLCAAPLEDIERYKLGSPKSFHYLNQSNCYELDGVNDSHEYLSTRRAMDIVGISDQEQEGIFRVVAAILHLGNVNFAKGQEIDSSVIKDEKSRFHLNITSELLRCDAKSLEDALIKRVMVTPEEIITRTLDPENAVSSRDALAKTIYSRLFDWLVDKINVSIGQDLNSKSIIGVLDIYGFESFKCNSFEQFCINFTNEKLQQHFNQHVFKMEQEEYTKEEINWSYIEFVDNQDVLDLIEKKPGGIIALLDEACMFPKSTHETFAQKLYQTFKNHKRFIKPKLSSTDFTISHYAGEVNYQANQFLDKNKDYVVAEHQALLTASNCPFVAGLFPPLPEESSKSSKFSSIGSRFKLQLQSLMETLSATEPHYIRCVKPNNILKPAIFENFNIIQQLRCGGVLEAIRISCAGYPTRRTFYEFLNRFGLLAPEVLEGNSDDKVACQMILDKKGLIGYQIGKSKVFLRAGQMAELDARRAEVLGNAARTIQRQIHTYIARKEFISLREAAINLQSYLRGNVSRKLYQQLRREAAALKIEKNFRLYIARKSYLRVKSSAITLQTGLRAMTARKEFRFRKQTKATTIIQAHWRCHQAHSYYRHLQKAIIVSQCGWRCRVARRELRMLKMAARETGALKEAKDKLEKRVEELTWRLQLEKRLRIDLEEAKAHEFAKLQDALHAMQVQVEEAKSMVVKEREAARKAIEEAPPVIKEMPVMVQDTEKINSLSAEVEKLRAQLLSETQIADNEKQAYVVAQATNEQLTKKLEDAEKRVDQLQDSVQRLEEKVSNLESENQVLRQQALAISPTAKALTARPKTTIIQRTPENGNVQDGDVKKAADSKLAPPNSREAENEDRPQKSLNEKQQENQDLLIKCVSQDLGFSGGKPVAACMIYRCLIQWRSFEVERTSIFDSIIQTIGSSIEVQENNDVLSYWLSNSSTLLLLLQRTLKASGAASLTPQRRRSTSASLFGRMSQGLRGSPQNAGFSFLNGRVLSGLDELRQVEAKYPALLFKQQLTAFLEKIYGMIRDNLKKEISPLLGLCIQAPRTSRASLVKGRSQANAVAQQALIAHWQSIVKSLNNCLKTMRANYVPPFLVKKVFTQIFSFVNVQLFNSLLLRRECCSFSNGEYVKAGLAELEQWCQDATEEFAGSAWDELKHIRQAVGFLVIHQKPKKTLKEITNDLCPVLSIQQLYRISTMYWDDKYGTHSVSSDVISSMRVMMTEDSNNAVSSSFLLDDDSSIPFTVDDISKSMQKVEASDIDPPPLVRENSGFSFLLQRAE